A window of Mucilaginibacter sp. PAMC 26640 contains these coding sequences:
- a CDS encoding RNA polymerase subunit sigma-24: MDFQLKSDQDLIHLYIAGDEAGLVELIRRYQSKIYTSIYLLVKDEALAEDIFQDTFIKVINTLKAGKYNEEGKFLPWVTRIGHNLVIDHFRREKRAPMVSNGDDFDIFEVLGNYDESAEDRLVREQTHKDLKTLIQLLPSEQKEVLIMRHFGDMSFKEIADVTDVSINTALGRMRYALNNLRKMMQTKELSLKN, encoded by the coding sequence ATGGATTTTCAATTGAAAAGTGATCAGGATCTAATCCATCTATATATCGCCGGAGACGAAGCAGGACTTGTGGAGCTTATCCGACGTTACCAATCCAAAATATATACTTCTATTTACCTGCTCGTTAAAGACGAGGCATTGGCCGAGGATATTTTCCAGGACACGTTTATAAAAGTTATTAACACGCTAAAAGCCGGCAAATATAACGAGGAAGGTAAGTTTTTGCCTTGGGTAACCCGTATAGGCCATAACCTGGTGATTGACCATTTTCGCCGTGAAAAACGTGCGCCTATGGTTAGCAATGGCGATGACTTTGACATTTTTGAAGTGTTGGGCAATTATGATGAAAGCGCGGAGGACCGGCTGGTGCGCGAGCAAACGCATAAAGACCTTAAAACATTGATACAGTTGTTGCCATCGGAGCAAAAAGAAGTGCTGATTATGCGCCATTTTGGTGATATGAGCTTTAAAGAAATTGCCGACGTTACCGATGTGAGCATCAATACCGCTCTTGGCCGAATGCGCTACGCCCTGAATAACCTGCGCAAAATGATGCAGACTAAAGAGTTGAGTTTAAAGAATTAA